In the genome of Sciurus carolinensis chromosome 3, mSciCar1.2, whole genome shotgun sequence, one region contains:
- the Psmc5 gene encoding 26S proteasome regulatory subunit 8 isoform X1, translated as MALDGTEQMELEEGKAGSGLRQYYLSKIEELQLIVNDKSQNLRRLQAQRNELNAKVRLLREELQLLQEQGSYVGEVVRAMDKKKVLVKVHPEGKFVVDVDKNIDINDVTPNCRVALRNDSYTLHKILPNKVDPLVSLMMVEKVPDSTYEMIGGLDKQIKEIKEVIELPVKHPELFEALGIAQPKGVLLYGPPGTGKTLLARAVAHHTDCTFIRVSGSELVQKFIGEGARMVRELFVMAREHAPSIIFMDEIDSIGSSRLEGGSGGDSEVQRTMLELLNQLDGFEATKNIKVIMATNRIDILDSALLRPGRIDRKIEFPPPNEEARLDILKIHSRKMNLTRGINLRKIAELMPGASGAEVKGVCTEAGMYALRERRVHVTQEDFEMAVAKVMQKDSEKNMSIKKLWK; from the exons ATGGCGCTTGACGGGACAGAGCAG ATGGAACTTGAAGAAGGAAAAGCAGGCAGCGGACTCCGTCAATATTATCTGTCCAAGATTGAAGAACTCCAG CTGATTGTGAATGATAAGAGCCAGAACCTTCGGCGGCTACAGGCACAGAGGAATGAACTAAATGCAAAAG TTCGTCTACTGCGGGAGGAGCTACAGCTGCTACAGGAACAAGGCTCCTATGTGGGAGAAGTAGTCCGGGCCATGGATAAGAAGAAAGTGTTGGTCAAG GTACATCCCGAGGGCAAGTTTGTTGTAGATGTGGACAAGAACATCGACATCAATGAT GTGACACCCAATTGCCGGGTGGCTCTAAGAAATGACAGCTACACTCTGCACAAGATCCTACCCAACAAGGTGGACCCTCTGGTGTCACTGATGATGGTGGAGAAGGTGCCAGATTCAACTTACGAAATGATTGGTGGACTGGACAAACAGATCAAAGAGATCAAAGAAGTGATTGAGCTGCCAGTGAAGCACCCTGAGCTCTTTGAAGCATTGGGCATTGCACAGCCCAAG GGAGTGCTGCTGTATGGACCCCCAGGCACAGGGAAGACACTTTTGGCCCGGGCTGTGGCTCATCATACAGACTGTACCTTTATTCGTGTCTCTGGTTCAGAATTAGTGCAGAAATTCATCGGAGAAG GGGCAAGAATGGTGAGGGAACTGTTTGTCATGGCACGAGAACATGCTCCATCTATTATCTTCATGGATGAAATTGACTCCATTGGCTCTTCACGGCTGGAAGGGGGCTCTGGAGGGGACAGTGAAGTGCAGCGCACAATGCTGGAGCTGCTCAACCAGCTGGATGGCTTTGAGGCCACCAAGAATATTAAG GTTATCATGGCTACTAATAGGATTGATATCCTGGATTCTGCACTGCTTCGCCCTGGGCGCATTGACAGAAAAATTGAATTCCCACCCCCCAATGAGGAG GCCCGACTGGACATTTTGAAGATTCACTCTCGGAAAATGAATCTGACCCGGGGGATCAACCTGAGAAAAATTGCTGAGCTGATGCCAGGAGCATCAGGGGCTGAAGTGAAG GGTGTATGCACAGAGGCTGGCATGTATGCACTACGGGAACGGCGAGTCCATGTCACCCAGGAGGACTTTGAGATGGCTGTCGCCAAG GTCATGCAGAAAGATAGTGAGAAAAACATGTCCATCAAGAAACTTTGGAAGTGA
- the Psmc5 gene encoding 26S proteasome regulatory subunit 8 isoform X2, which translates to MELEEGKAGSGLRQYYLSKIEELQLIVNDKSQNLRRLQAQRNELNAKVRLLREELQLLQEQGSYVGEVVRAMDKKKVLVKVHPEGKFVVDVDKNIDINDVTPNCRVALRNDSYTLHKILPNKVDPLVSLMMVEKVPDSTYEMIGGLDKQIKEIKEVIELPVKHPELFEALGIAQPKGVLLYGPPGTGKTLLARAVAHHTDCTFIRVSGSELVQKFIGEGARMVRELFVMAREHAPSIIFMDEIDSIGSSRLEGGSGGDSEVQRTMLELLNQLDGFEATKNIKVIMATNRIDILDSALLRPGRIDRKIEFPPPNEEARLDILKIHSRKMNLTRGINLRKIAELMPGASGAEVKGVCTEAGMYALRERRVHVTQEDFEMAVAKVMQKDSEKNMSIKKLWK; encoded by the exons ATGGAACTTGAAGAAGGAAAAGCAGGCAGCGGACTCCGTCAATATTATCTGTCCAAGATTGAAGAACTCCAG CTGATTGTGAATGATAAGAGCCAGAACCTTCGGCGGCTACAGGCACAGAGGAATGAACTAAATGCAAAAG TTCGTCTACTGCGGGAGGAGCTACAGCTGCTACAGGAACAAGGCTCCTATGTGGGAGAAGTAGTCCGGGCCATGGATAAGAAGAAAGTGTTGGTCAAG GTACATCCCGAGGGCAAGTTTGTTGTAGATGTGGACAAGAACATCGACATCAATGAT GTGACACCCAATTGCCGGGTGGCTCTAAGAAATGACAGCTACACTCTGCACAAGATCCTACCCAACAAGGTGGACCCTCTGGTGTCACTGATGATGGTGGAGAAGGTGCCAGATTCAACTTACGAAATGATTGGTGGACTGGACAAACAGATCAAAGAGATCAAAGAAGTGATTGAGCTGCCAGTGAAGCACCCTGAGCTCTTTGAAGCATTGGGCATTGCACAGCCCAAG GGAGTGCTGCTGTATGGACCCCCAGGCACAGGGAAGACACTTTTGGCCCGGGCTGTGGCTCATCATACAGACTGTACCTTTATTCGTGTCTCTGGTTCAGAATTAGTGCAGAAATTCATCGGAGAAG GGGCAAGAATGGTGAGGGAACTGTTTGTCATGGCACGAGAACATGCTCCATCTATTATCTTCATGGATGAAATTGACTCCATTGGCTCTTCACGGCTGGAAGGGGGCTCTGGAGGGGACAGTGAAGTGCAGCGCACAATGCTGGAGCTGCTCAACCAGCTGGATGGCTTTGAGGCCACCAAGAATATTAAG GTTATCATGGCTACTAATAGGATTGATATCCTGGATTCTGCACTGCTTCGCCCTGGGCGCATTGACAGAAAAATTGAATTCCCACCCCCCAATGAGGAG GCCCGACTGGACATTTTGAAGATTCACTCTCGGAAAATGAATCTGACCCGGGGGATCAACCTGAGAAAAATTGCTGAGCTGATGCCAGGAGCATCAGGGGCTGAAGTGAAG GGTGTATGCACAGAGGCTGGCATGTATGCACTACGGGAACGGCGAGTCCATGTCACCCAGGAGGACTTTGAGATGGCTGTCGCCAAG GTCATGCAGAAAGATAGTGAGAAAAACATGTCCATCAAGAAACTTTGGAAGTGA
- the Psmc5 gene encoding 26S proteasome regulatory subunit 8 isoform X3 — translation MQLIVNDKSQNLRRLQAQRNELNAKVRLLREELQLLQEQGSYVGEVVRAMDKKKVLVKVHPEGKFVVDVDKNIDINDVTPNCRVALRNDSYTLHKILPNKVDPLVSLMMVEKVPDSTYEMIGGLDKQIKEIKEVIELPVKHPELFEALGIAQPKGVLLYGPPGTGKTLLARAVAHHTDCTFIRVSGSELVQKFIGEGARMVRELFVMAREHAPSIIFMDEIDSIGSSRLEGGSGGDSEVQRTMLELLNQLDGFEATKNIKVIMATNRIDILDSALLRPGRIDRKIEFPPPNEEARLDILKIHSRKMNLTRGINLRKIAELMPGASGAEVKGVCTEAGMYALRERRVHVTQEDFEMAVAKVMQKDSEKNMSIKKLWK, via the exons ATGCAG CTGATTGTGAATGATAAGAGCCAGAACCTTCGGCGGCTACAGGCACAGAGGAATGAACTAAATGCAAAAG TTCGTCTACTGCGGGAGGAGCTACAGCTGCTACAGGAACAAGGCTCCTATGTGGGAGAAGTAGTCCGGGCCATGGATAAGAAGAAAGTGTTGGTCAAG GTACATCCCGAGGGCAAGTTTGTTGTAGATGTGGACAAGAACATCGACATCAATGAT GTGACACCCAATTGCCGGGTGGCTCTAAGAAATGACAGCTACACTCTGCACAAGATCCTACCCAACAAGGTGGACCCTCTGGTGTCACTGATGATGGTGGAGAAGGTGCCAGATTCAACTTACGAAATGATTGGTGGACTGGACAAACAGATCAAAGAGATCAAAGAAGTGATTGAGCTGCCAGTGAAGCACCCTGAGCTCTTTGAAGCATTGGGCATTGCACAGCCCAAG GGAGTGCTGCTGTATGGACCCCCAGGCACAGGGAAGACACTTTTGGCCCGGGCTGTGGCTCATCATACAGACTGTACCTTTATTCGTGTCTCTGGTTCAGAATTAGTGCAGAAATTCATCGGAGAAG GGGCAAGAATGGTGAGGGAACTGTTTGTCATGGCACGAGAACATGCTCCATCTATTATCTTCATGGATGAAATTGACTCCATTGGCTCTTCACGGCTGGAAGGGGGCTCTGGAGGGGACAGTGAAGTGCAGCGCACAATGCTGGAGCTGCTCAACCAGCTGGATGGCTTTGAGGCCACCAAGAATATTAAG GTTATCATGGCTACTAATAGGATTGATATCCTGGATTCTGCACTGCTTCGCCCTGGGCGCATTGACAGAAAAATTGAATTCCCACCCCCCAATGAGGAG GCCCGACTGGACATTTTGAAGATTCACTCTCGGAAAATGAATCTGACCCGGGGGATCAACCTGAGAAAAATTGCTGAGCTGATGCCAGGAGCATCAGGGGCTGAAGTGAAG GGTGTATGCACAGAGGCTGGCATGTATGCACTACGGGAACGGCGAGTCCATGTCACCCAGGAGGACTTTGAGATGGCTGTCGCCAAG GTCATGCAGAAAGATAGTGAGAAAAACATGTCCATCAAGAAACTTTGGAAGTGA
- the Ftsj3 gene encoding pre-rRNA 2'-O-ribose RNA methyltransferase FTSJ3 isoform X1 translates to MGKKGKVGKSRRDKFYHLAKETGYRSRSAFKLIQLNRRFQFLQKARALLDLCAAPGGWLQVAAKFMPVSSLIVGVDLVPIKPLPNVVTLQEDITTERCRQALRKELKTWKVDVVLNDGAPNVGASWVHDAYSQAHLTLMALRLACDFLARGGCFITKVFRSRDYQPLLWIFQQLFRRVQATKPQASRHESAEIFVVCQGFLAPDKVDSKFFDPKFAFKEVEVQAKTVTELVSKKKPKAEGYAEGDLTLYHRTSVTDFLRAANPVDFLSKASEISIDDEELAQHPATTEDIQACCQDIRVLGRKELRSLLNWRTKLRRYVAKKLKEQAKALDISLSSGEEEEGEEEEESIGGTTRQPSKEEEEEEQLNQTLAEMKAQEVAELKRKKKKLLREQRKQRERVELKMDLPGVSIADEGETGMFSLRTIRGHQLLEKVTQGDMSAADTFLSDLPRDDIYVSDAEEEEDASLDSDLDSEELAGIRRHQGLKDPKSVQFTQVEDKEEEVEEENPLLVPLEEKTVLQEEQANLWFSKDGFSGLEDDADEALEISQAQLLYESRRKGQQQEYQQQQQPPPSSLKTPRKSPQYQDEIPKGTKTPSGTESATHPGGEENGSSESDSSSSEDEERCESSRGKKRSRGPKSDDSGFEIVPIEDPVKHRILDPEGLALGAVIASSKKAKRDLIDNSFNRYAFNEDEGELPEWFVQEEKQHRIRQLPVDKKEVEYYRKRWREINARPIKKVAEAKARKKRRMLKKLEQTKKKAEAVVNTVDISEREKVAQLRSLYKKAGLGKEKRQVTYVVAKKGVGRKVRRPAGVRGHFKVVDSRMKKDQRAQQRKEQKKKQKRK, encoded by the exons ATGGGCAAGAAGGGCAAAGTTGGAAAGAGTCGGCGGGACAAGTTTTATCATCTGGCAAAGGAGACTG GTTACCGTTCCCGCTCTGCTTTCAAGTTGATCCAACTCAATCGCCGCTTTCAGTTCCTGCAGAAAGCCCGAGCCTTGCTGGATCTGTGTGCTGCGCCAGGAGGATG gctccaggtggctgctaaGTTTATGCCTGTATCCAGTCTTATTGTGG GAGTGGACTTGGTTCCAATCAAGCCTCTCCCCAATGTGGTGACTCTCCAGGAGGACATCACTACAGAACGATGTAGGCAG GCCCTGAGGAAGGAGCTGAAGACCTGGAAGGTTGATGTTGTACTCAATGACGGGGCCCCCAATGTTGGGGCCAGCTGGGTCCATGATGCTTACTCACAAG CCCACTTGACACTGATGGCTCTGCGTCTGGCTTGTGATTTTTTGGCCCGTGGTGGCTGCTTCATCACAAAGGTTTTCCGTTCTCGTGATTATCAACCCTTGCTGTGGATATTCCAGCAGCTGTTCCGTCGGGTCCAAGCCACCAAGCCCCAAGCTTCTCGCCATGAATCTGCAGAAATCTTTGTAGTCTGCCAGG GATTTCTGGCTCCTGACAAGGTTGATAGTAAATTCTTCGATCCCAAGTTTGCCTTCAAGGAGGTTGAAGTTCAGGCTAAGACTGTTACTGAGTTGGTGTCCAAGAAGAAGCCAAAG GCTGAAGGCTATGCTGAAGGTGACCTTACTCTTTATCACCGTACTTCAGTCACTGACTTCCTGCGAGCTGCCAACCCTGTTGACTTCCTCTCCAAGGCCAGCGAA ATTTCAATAGATGATGAAGAGTTGGCACAACATCCAGCCACCACTGAGGACATACAGGCATGCTGTCAGGACATCAGAGTGCTGGGGCGCAAGGAACTCAG GTCACTActgaactggagaacaaaacTTCGTCGATATGTGGCCAAGAAACTGAAAGAGCAAGCAAAGGCACTAGACATCAG CCTCAGctcaggagaggaagaagaaggtgaggaagaggaggagtcaATAGGTGGAACCACAAGGCAGCCCtctaaggaggaggaggaggaggagcaactAAACCAGACCCTGGCAGAGATGAAAGCCCAGGAGGTAGCAGAATTAAAGAG gaagaaaaagaaattgctaCGTGAGCAGAGAAAACAGCGGGAACGAGTAGAGCTGAAGATGGATCTGCCTGGGGTTTCCATTGCAGATGAGGGAGAGACAGGCATGTTTTCCCTGCGCACCATTCGGGGTCACCAG TTGTTAGAGAAAGTAACACAAGGTGACATGAGTGCTGCAGACACATTTCTGTCTGACTTGCCAAGGGATGACATCTATGTGTCAGatgctgaggaggaggaggatgcatCTCTGGACAGTGACCTGGATTCAGAGGAGTTGGCAGGAATCAGGAGACATCAGGGTCTAAAGGACCCAAAGAG TGTGCAGTTTACTCAAGTAGAAGATAAAGAGGAGGAGGTAGAGGAAGAAAATCCACTGTTGGTACCACTGGAGGAAAAGACAGTGCTGCAGGAAGAGCAAGCCAACTTGTGGTTCTCAAAG GATGGCTTCAGTGGGCTGGAGGATGATGCTGATGAGGCCCTGGAAATCAGTCAGGCCCAACTGTTATATGAGAGCCGCCGGAAGGGGCAGCAGCAAGAataccagcagcagcagcagccaccacCTTCCAGTTTGAAGACCCCAAGGAAGTCTCCCCAATACCAGGATGAGATCCCTAAAGGGACAAAGACTCCCTCAGGAACAGAAAGTGCCACTCATCCTGGAGGGGAAGAAAATGGCAGCTCAGAGAGTGATAGCAGTAGCAGTGAGGATGAAGAGCG TTGTGAATCATCACGTGGTAAGAAGCGAAGCCGTGGACCTAAGTCAGATGACAGCGGGTTTGAGATAGTGCCTATCGAGGACCCAG TGAAACATCGGATTCTAGATCCTGAAGGCCTTGCTTTAGGTGCTGTTATTGCCTCTTCCAAAAAGGCCAAGAGAGACCTTATAGACAACTCCTTCAACCG GTATGCATTTAATGAAGATGAGGGGGAGCTTCCAGAGTGGTTTGTGCAGGAAGAGAAACAGCACCGGATAAGGCAATTGCCTGTTGATAAGAAAGAGGTGGAGTATTACCGAAAACGTTGGCGGGAAATCAATGCACGTCCCATCAAGAAAGTGGCTGAGGCCAAGGCCAGAAAGAAACGGAGG ATGCTGAAGAAGTTGGAGCAGACCAAGAAGAAGGCAGAAGCTGTGGTGAACACAGTGGACATCTCAGAACGAGAAAAGGTGGCGCAGCTAAGAAG TCTCTACAAGAAGGCTGGGCTTGGCAAGGAGAAACGCCAAGTCACCTATGTTGTAGCTAAAAAAGGTGTGGGCCGCAAGGTGAGGCGGCCAGCTGGAGTTAGAGGTCATTTCAAGGTGGTGGACTCCAGGATGAAGAAAGATCAGCGAGCACAACAACGTAAAGagcagaagaaaaaacagaagcgGAAATGA
- the Ftsj3 gene encoding pre-rRNA 2'-O-ribose RNA methyltransferase FTSJ3 isoform X2 yields MLYSMTGPPMLGPAGSMMLTHKVQAHLTLMALRLACDFLARGGCFITKVFRSRDYQPLLWIFQQLFRRVQATKPQASRHESAEIFVVCQGFLAPDKVDSKFFDPKFAFKEVEVQAKTVTELVSKKKPKAEGYAEGDLTLYHRTSVTDFLRAANPVDFLSKASEISIDDEELAQHPATTEDIQACCQDIRVLGRKELRSLLNWRTKLRRYVAKKLKEQAKALDISLSSGEEEEGEEEEESIGGTTRQPSKEEEEEEQLNQTLAEMKAQEVAELKRKKKKLLREQRKQRERVELKMDLPGVSIADEGETGMFSLRTIRGHQLLEKVTQGDMSAADTFLSDLPRDDIYVSDAEEEEDASLDSDLDSEELAGIRRHQGLKDPKSVQFTQVEDKEEEVEEENPLLVPLEEKTVLQEEQANLWFSKDGFSGLEDDADEALEISQAQLLYESRRKGQQQEYQQQQQPPPSSLKTPRKSPQYQDEIPKGTKTPSGTESATHPGGEENGSSESDSSSSEDEERCESSRGKKRSRGPKSDDSGFEIVPIEDPVKHRILDPEGLALGAVIASSKKAKRDLIDNSFNRYAFNEDEGELPEWFVQEEKQHRIRQLPVDKKEVEYYRKRWREINARPIKKVAEAKARKKRRMLKKLEQTKKKAEAVVNTVDISEREKVAQLRSLYKKAGLGKEKRQVTYVVAKKGVGRKVRRPAGVRGHFKVVDSRMKKDQRAQQRKEQKKKQKRK; encoded by the exons ATGTTGTACTCAATGACGGGGCCCCCAATGTTGGGGCCAGCTGGGTCCATGATGCTTACTCACAAGGTGCAGG CCCACTTGACACTGATGGCTCTGCGTCTGGCTTGTGATTTTTTGGCCCGTGGTGGCTGCTTCATCACAAAGGTTTTCCGTTCTCGTGATTATCAACCCTTGCTGTGGATATTCCAGCAGCTGTTCCGTCGGGTCCAAGCCACCAAGCCCCAAGCTTCTCGCCATGAATCTGCAGAAATCTTTGTAGTCTGCCAGG GATTTCTGGCTCCTGACAAGGTTGATAGTAAATTCTTCGATCCCAAGTTTGCCTTCAAGGAGGTTGAAGTTCAGGCTAAGACTGTTACTGAGTTGGTGTCCAAGAAGAAGCCAAAG GCTGAAGGCTATGCTGAAGGTGACCTTACTCTTTATCACCGTACTTCAGTCACTGACTTCCTGCGAGCTGCCAACCCTGTTGACTTCCTCTCCAAGGCCAGCGAA ATTTCAATAGATGATGAAGAGTTGGCACAACATCCAGCCACCACTGAGGACATACAGGCATGCTGTCAGGACATCAGAGTGCTGGGGCGCAAGGAACTCAG GTCACTActgaactggagaacaaaacTTCGTCGATATGTGGCCAAGAAACTGAAAGAGCAAGCAAAGGCACTAGACATCAG CCTCAGctcaggagaggaagaagaaggtgaggaagaggaggagtcaATAGGTGGAACCACAAGGCAGCCCtctaaggaggaggaggaggaggagcaactAAACCAGACCCTGGCAGAGATGAAAGCCCAGGAGGTAGCAGAATTAAAGAG gaagaaaaagaaattgctaCGTGAGCAGAGAAAACAGCGGGAACGAGTAGAGCTGAAGATGGATCTGCCTGGGGTTTCCATTGCAGATGAGGGAGAGACAGGCATGTTTTCCCTGCGCACCATTCGGGGTCACCAG TTGTTAGAGAAAGTAACACAAGGTGACATGAGTGCTGCAGACACATTTCTGTCTGACTTGCCAAGGGATGACATCTATGTGTCAGatgctgaggaggaggaggatgcatCTCTGGACAGTGACCTGGATTCAGAGGAGTTGGCAGGAATCAGGAGACATCAGGGTCTAAAGGACCCAAAGAG TGTGCAGTTTACTCAAGTAGAAGATAAAGAGGAGGAGGTAGAGGAAGAAAATCCACTGTTGGTACCACTGGAGGAAAAGACAGTGCTGCAGGAAGAGCAAGCCAACTTGTGGTTCTCAAAG GATGGCTTCAGTGGGCTGGAGGATGATGCTGATGAGGCCCTGGAAATCAGTCAGGCCCAACTGTTATATGAGAGCCGCCGGAAGGGGCAGCAGCAAGAataccagcagcagcagcagccaccacCTTCCAGTTTGAAGACCCCAAGGAAGTCTCCCCAATACCAGGATGAGATCCCTAAAGGGACAAAGACTCCCTCAGGAACAGAAAGTGCCACTCATCCTGGAGGGGAAGAAAATGGCAGCTCAGAGAGTGATAGCAGTAGCAGTGAGGATGAAGAGCG TTGTGAATCATCACGTGGTAAGAAGCGAAGCCGTGGACCTAAGTCAGATGACAGCGGGTTTGAGATAGTGCCTATCGAGGACCCAG TGAAACATCGGATTCTAGATCCTGAAGGCCTTGCTTTAGGTGCTGTTATTGCCTCTTCCAAAAAGGCCAAGAGAGACCTTATAGACAACTCCTTCAACCG GTATGCATTTAATGAAGATGAGGGGGAGCTTCCAGAGTGGTTTGTGCAGGAAGAGAAACAGCACCGGATAAGGCAATTGCCTGTTGATAAGAAAGAGGTGGAGTATTACCGAAAACGTTGGCGGGAAATCAATGCACGTCCCATCAAGAAAGTGGCTGAGGCCAAGGCCAGAAAGAAACGGAGG ATGCTGAAGAAGTTGGAGCAGACCAAGAAGAAGGCAGAAGCTGTGGTGAACACAGTGGACATCTCAGAACGAGAAAAGGTGGCGCAGCTAAGAAG TCTCTACAAGAAGGCTGGGCTTGGCAAGGAGAAACGCCAAGTCACCTATGTTGTAGCTAAAAAAGGTGTGGGCCGCAAGGTGAGGCGGCCAGCTGGAGTTAGAGGTCATTTCAAGGTGGTGGACTCCAGGATGAAGAAAGATCAGCGAGCACAACAACGTAAAGagcagaagaaaaaacagaagcgGAAATGA
- the Ddx42 gene encoding ATP-dependent RNA helicase DDX42 isoform X2, whose amino-acid sequence MAENPTAGVVQEEEEDNLEYDSDGNPIAPSKKIIDPLPPIDHSEIDYPPFEKNFYNEHEEITNLTPQQLIDLRHKLNLRVSGAAPPRPGSSFAHFGFDEQLMHQIRKSEYTQPTPIQCQGVPVALSGRDMIGIAKTGSGKTAAFIWPMLIHIMDQKELEPGDGPIAVIVCPTRELCQQIHAECKRFGKAYNLRSVAVYGGGSMWEQAKALQEGAEIVVCTPGRLIDHVKKKATNLQRVSYLVFDEADRMFDMGFEYQVRSIASHVRPDRQTLLFSATFRKKIEKLARDILIDPIRVVQGDIGEANEDVTQIVEILHSGPSKWNWLTRRLVEFTSSGSVLLFVTKKANAEELANNLKQEGHNLGLLHGDMDQSERNKVISDFKKKDIPVLVATDVAARGLDIPSIKTVINYDVARDIDTHTHRIGRTGRAGEKGVAYTLLTPKDSNFAGDLVRNLEGANQHVSKELLDLAMQNAWFRKSRFKGGKGKKLNIGGGGLGYRERPGLGSENTDRGNNNNVMSNYEAYKPSTGAMGDRLTAMKAAFQSQYKSHFVAASLSNQKAGSSAAGASGWTSAGSLNSVPTNSAQQGHNSPDNPITSAAKSIPGFGNTGNISSAPVTYPSVGAQGVNNTASGNISREGIGSGNGKRERYTENRGGGRHSHGESSNRHGDSPRHGDGGRHGDGYRYPESSSSRHTDGHRHGENRHGGSTGRHGESRSANDGRNGESRKEGCNRESKVDPKVDSSKVDKVDSKTDKTADGFAVPEPPKRKKSRWDS is encoded by the exons ATGGCAGAAAACCCAACTGCCGGTGTGgttcaggaggaggaggaagacaatcTGGAATATGATAGTGATGGAAATCCAATTGCGCCTTCCAAAAAAATAATCGATCCTCTTCCTCCCATTGATCATTCAGAG ATTGACTACCcaccatttgaaaaaaatttttacaatgaGCATGAGGAGATAACCAACCTCACTCCACAGCAGTTAATAGATCTCCGGCATAAGCTCAATCTCCGG GTTTCTGGTGCTGCACCTCCTAGACCAGGAAGTAGTTTTGCTCATTTTGGATTTGATGAACAACTTATGCATCAGATTCGGAAATCTGAGTACACACAACCCACTCCAATACAATGCCAA GGTGTGCCTGTGGCATTAAGTGGTAGAGACATGATTGGTATTGCCAAAACAGGCAGTGGAAAAACTGCAGCCTTTATCTGGCCTATGTTGATTCATATAATGGACCAGAAGGAATTGGAACCAGGTGATGGACCAATTGCAGTGATTGTGTGTCCTACTAGGGAGCTTTGTCAGCAG ATCCATGCAGAATGTAAGCGGTTTGGGAAAGCATATAATCTTCGATCAGTGGCTGTGTATGGAGGCGGGAGCATGTGGGAGCAAGCCAAGGCCCTTCAGGAAGGGGCAGAGATTGTTGTGTGTACCCCA GGTCGACTGATTGATCATGTGAAAAAGAAAGCTACTAATCTTCAAAGAGTCTCTTACCTTGTGTTTGATGAAGCAGATCGAATGTTTGATATGGGATTTG AGTACCAGGTTCGATCCATAGCAAGTCATGTCCGTCCTGACAGACAGA CTCTCTTATTCAGTGCAACTTTTCGGAAGAAGATTGAAAAACTGGCCAGAGATATCCTGATTGACCCTATTCGAGTGGTGCAAGGAGATATTGGAGAG gcaAATGAAGATGTGACACAGATTGTGGAGATTCTCCATTCTGGGCCTAGTAAATGGAACTGGCTTACCCGGCGTCTGGTGGAATTTACTTCTTCAGGGAGTGTCCTCCTGTTTGTTACTAAAAAAGCCAATGCTGAAGAGCTAGCCAATAACCTTAAGCAGGAGGGTCATAATCTTGGGTTGCTCCATGGAGACATGGATCAGAGTGAAAGAAACAAGGTCATTTCAGACTTCAAGAAAAAGGACATCCCAGTCCTGGTGGCCACAGATGTTGCAG cccgTGGTCTGGACATTCCTTCAATTAAGACTGTCATCAACTATGATGTGGCACGAGACATTGATACCCATACTCATAGGATTGGCCGCACAGGAAGAGCGGGCGAGAAAGGTGTAGCCTATACCCTATTGACCCCTAAGGACAGCAATTTTGCTGGTGACCTTGTCCGGAACTTGGAAGGAGCCAATCAACACGTTTCGAAGGAACTTCTAGATCTGGCAATGCAG AATGCGTGGTTTCGGAAATCCCGCTTCAAAGGAGGGAAAGGCAAAAAGCTGAACATTGGTGGAGGAGGCCTAGGCTATAGGGAGCGACCTGGCCTAGGCTCTGAGAACACG gaCCGAGGAAATAACAACAATGTAATGAGCAATTATGAGGCCTATAAACCCTCCACAGGAGCCATGGGAGATCGACTGACAGCAATGAAAGCAGCTTTCCAG TCACAGTACAAGAGTCACTTTGTTGCGGCCAGTTTAAGTAATCAGAAGGCTGGAAGCTCTGCTGCTGGGGCAAGTGGATGGACTAGTGCAGGGAGCTTGAATTCTGTTCCAACTAATTCAGCACAGCAGGGCCATAACAGTCCTGACAACCCCATCACCAGTGCTGCCAAGAGCATCCCAGGTTTTGGCAATACAGGGAACATCAGCAGTGCTCCAGTGACCTACCCTTCTGTCGGAGCCCAGGGAGTCAACAACACAGCTTCAGGAAACATCAGCCGAGAAGGAATTGGGAGTGGcaatgggaaaagagagagataTACTGAGAACCGGGGTGGTGGCCGTCATAGTCACGGAGAGAGTAGCAATCGGCATGGTGATAGTCCACGTCACGGAGATGGTGGTCGCCATGGAGATGGATACCGCTACCCagaaagcagcagcagccgccATACTGATGGCCATCGGCACGGAGAGAACAGGCATGGAGGAAGCACAGGCCGGCATGGGGAGAGCCGGAGTGCAAATGATGGTCGGAATGGAGAAAGCAGGAAAGAAGGTTGTAATCGTGAAAGCAAGGTGGACCCCAAGGTGGACAGCAGCAAGGTGGACAAGGTGGACAGCAAGACAGATAAGACAGCAGATGGTTTTGCTGTCCCTGAGCCACCCAAGCGCAAGAAAAGTAGATGGGACAGTTAG